In Oryctolagus cuniculus chromosome 18, mOryCun1.1, whole genome shotgun sequence, the DNA window TTCACGCTGCGCGCACGCACGCCCCCAGACCCAGCCTGGAAGGcagcgcgcgcgcacacacgcgCGTCTAAGCCCCGTGCAGACCCAGGCGCGCCCTGATCGGACGCCAATGACTGAGCAGTCTGTCGCGACTTGCGCCCGGGTGGGTGCGTGGCCACACACGGGTTGTGCTCACGCGCGCGCTGTGCTGGGTGCACGCGCCCTGCCCGGCTGTCGCGAGCACCCACAGTCACGCAAAAGCAGCCCAGGACGGACACAGACAGAACTACCCACAAACACAGCAGCTCTCCTCGCAGCCTCTCTGCACACACCCTGAGAGCGTGGACACATCTGCTCCGGGatgcctcccacctcccctctccgtGGGACACAGCCCTCCCCACGCCACCTCTCGCCGTCCACAGCAACCCCAGCACGGGAGGCCCCAGAGGTTGGGAGGAGCCCGGGGTGACCCAGAGCTCCTGGTGTCTGTAGCGTTGTGCCTTCCAACGTGGACTCCAGGTGACCGAGGGGAGGGGCCCAAGACCCCACGCCCCCTCCAGCAGACGACACGTGGGGGGGACAGCAATGGGACATGTTGGGCCCCCAGCTGAAGCCTTGGTGGGTGACAGAAGAGACAGCGGCAGGGGATTGGGGtaaggaggggctgggggtcccCCCGCACCACCATGTGCCCTGGGGTAGCCAGGGGGCATCCCCCCAgccctgcaacagccggagctgcgtcaatccgaagccaggagccaggtgcttctcctggtctcccatgcgggtgcagggcccaagcacttgggccatcctccactgcactcccgggccacagcagagagctggccttaaagaggggcaaccaggactagaacccggcgcccatatgggatctggctctgcaggcggaggattaaccaagtgagccacagcgccagccccccaattatttatttttaaaagctttattttgtttatttgaaaggcacagttatgggggcagggggagacaagaggcagagatctaccatccaccgggtcacttcccagatggtcacaccggccagggctgcgccaggctgaagccgggagcctcattcgggtctcccacgtgggtggcagagggacCCAAGCTCTGGAGCCATCGCTGGGGCCCCTCGTGGTCcccgttggcagggagctggatgccgGAGCTAGAGCTGGATACGGAGCCCAGGCCCTCCGCCACGGCCCGGGCAGCGTTTTAACCGCCAGGCCAAGCGCCCACCACACCTGAACTGTGCTTTGGGGAGCACTCTCGGAGAAACAAGTGAGTCCGCGGCGGACAGCCCGTCGCAGCACCCCAGCCCCGACCCACCCGCGCGCAGGCCGGCGGCGCCCAGTCCCCCGGCGCGCTCCAGCCGGGGCGCCCGCAAGGTTTGCGTGGCGGTGCTGCAGCGCCGCCTGGCGGGCGCGCCCGGCTCTGCCGCGTGGGTGCGGGCGGGGTCGGGGCACAGGGTCCCGCGGCTTCTCTCCCGGCGGTTCTAGAACAGGGCCACGCTGCCGGAGCCTCGGGACCCCCCTTCCCCCACTTTAGCAGCCCCAAGGGCCCACGCTGACTCAGCCTCtgaaggagggggaggtgggagcgGGCGGGGTGGGGTCTGGAGCGGGGCCCGGAGTAAGACAAACTCGGGTCTGaactcccccctcccttttttcccccgagtctcagtttcttcatctgggaAATGGGAGTGAAACCCCGCCTCCATCCAATTTCTCCAAACCTACGCTCCTTACCGCACGTGCGCCCTCTCGTTCTGCAAATCGTTTCCCTCGCTTCCTGCGGCCCCCACGACCCTGCCCAGGTCCAGCCCCTGGCCGGGTCCCCCAGCCCCGGTCTCCGGCTCCAGCCTCGCCCCTTGATGGCTGCGGCTCTTACAGCACACGGCTCTCCGTCCCCTGCGCGAGACCCTCCCGGGGACCCCCAGCACCTCATCCCGGCCTTCGCGGCTCTGCCAGGCTGAGCCCCCGCCACGCCACCCTCGGGCGCCCGCGCGGTCGCTTGGAGCCAGGACCCGAGGAGGAGCCTGCGCCGGCCCCGTTGCGCGCTAGTGGTGTGCGGGGCGCTGTGTGAGGAGGCTTTCCCTGCGGGATGCGGGGTCTCTGCGCGGCCGGCCTTCAAGCCGACTCTATggctagaaggcagcagatgggacAAGAGACGCGGGGGATGGCGTGGTGGGGGAAGGGTGCTTCCAGGGCtcactcccacccaccaccccctgcccaccccacgcTGCTCCTGCTCCGTGGATGCACCTGACGGCCCTGTTGTCTTGTTGTCACTAGAATGGAGGGTCCAACGACCCCTGGGAGCCCTGGACAGTGCTCCAGCTTCCAGGCCACCACGATGTGCCCTCAGCTCACCCCGGTGCTCCCTCCCGCCACCCGCTCCTCCCTGCCTGGGGTTTTGGGGGCAGCTAGTGAGGGTCATTCGGTCTGGGTTCAGAATCCAGCGCTGTGCGTCTCTGAGCAGGTCACCGgccctctccaagcctcagtcgTGCCTAAACTTGCACCGAAGCCCTCTGAGGCCCTGCAACAGTGCCGTGCAGTAAGAGCTATagaaatggggccggcgctgtggtgcagcaggtaaagccgccgcctacagtgccagtatcgcatatgggcaccagttcaagtcctggctgctccacttccgatccagctctctgctgtggcctgggaaagcagaagatggcccaagtgcttgggcccctgcacccgcgtgggagactcggaagaagcccctggcttcagatcagctcagctctggctgttgcagccaattggggagtgaactagcgaatggaagacctctctctctgcctctgccttttaaatattttttaaaaaaagctatagaAATGACAGCTGTCGTTGTGCATAGTGATCAGCGTCGAATCCCAGTTTCCCGCTTCAGAGCGGACTCACCTATGCAGGttaccccccaccaccaccaccgtgcACCTGCGCGCTCAGGCAGCACCACAGCTACGCCTCTCACCAGCGGTCTTTGAGCGCCACCTGGTGGGCACCATGAGCGCCGCGGCGTGCGCGGGCTGGGGGCGGCGGGGAAGCAGAGCCCTCCTCCCTCGAAGGGCGCCTGGCTGCCCCCGATGCACCGAGGCAAACCGTCACGCCACGTCCTGCACGCCGAGGGGCGAGCCGGGGACTCCTGCCCACTCGCTGGCTCTGCTCCTCCCTTCGCACTGGTCTCGCTTCCATTTTGCAGTTACTTGGCTGCGGGCATCAGAAAAGCTGGCGGCCAGGCGTCTGGGAGTCCCTGAGGCGTGACCACCCCAAAGGAAGCACCCGCACTCTGGGGGCTCAAGGCGACCCCGGACGGACTCGTTCAGATTTGAGGCTGCGGTCTCCATGGGCACCCGGCTGAGGGCGGCGGTCAGGCCCTGGGGCACTGGTCTCCCCGGTCCCTGTGCCCTCAACCACAGCCAGAACTTTCCCTCTTGGGATGAACTTGACAGCTGGAGCCCAGCCGGACTGGATGGGGAGAGATCATTACAAAAaaacttgctggttcactccccaaatggctgcaacagccaggctgaagccaggaactccactgggtctcccacgtgggcgcagggagctggatccgaagtggagcagccgggactcgaacctgtgcctaCTGCAGGCGGCGACTGTATCCACCGCTGTGCTGCAGGCCGGCCCTGGCGATCTCTTTAAAGGCCCTCTTAGGAGCTCAAATAAAGCTCGCCCCCCTCATCCTAGGGCACTGCATTTGCTGCCACTGTTAGGTCACGTGGGGCCTCGGGGGGAAGTCTCGGACGGCGCGGTCAGGGGAAGCTCGTCCCACAGACAGAGCGGCGAGGCCACGGGCGTCCTCCACTCGCAGCGCCACCTGCCATCCTGAGCTGGTGGCCTCGCGGCCTCGCACGCAGTGCCCCGCGCGGCCGGCAGAGGGCGCAGGCCACCTCCCGCGCGGGAGCGCAGCTCGCTCAGCTGTGGGGCAGGGTTGGCTCGCTGGTTTCCGGGCTTTGCTTCTGCACTGGGTACATTTTCTCTGGCTCCAGGCTTGCTGGGAGGTGCCTCTGCCCGCTGGCCACGCTCAAGGGTCCCAGCGCCAACGGGGGCATTTGTGAACCTGGGCCGGGGGAGCTGGGAGCACTCGAGTATTCGGAGCATCCGCCTCTTGGCCCGGCAGCTGCCCACAGGGGCTCAGCTCAGCAGGACCCATGGCCCTGCTGGGTCTCCACGTGGCCTCCAGGCCTGGCGTGCCCGGTCCTAGGACCGCTAACTGGGGTGGTGCTGGTGGGAGGTGAGGTCAGGGTGGGGGAGCCCCAGAATATcctagaagaggaagaggaaggccacggtcgccccccccccccccccgcctcaccCCGCACCCTGGGAAGAAACAGCCCAACAGCTCCTGGGCCGAGGGCGGGCTCCCGGCCTGGTGACCGCAGCTGACAATGGGCCCAGTGGAGACTGCAGCTCCCACGCGCGGCCTGGTGCGTCCCAGCCTGACCTGCTCCACGCCACGTGctcgccacacacacacaccccttgcaCAAAGCCCGCGCTAGCACAGGGCTGAGACCTGCGTCCCCGCAGAACACCCGCCTCCAAGCCGCTGACCACACCGAGCTGGGCGGTGCTGCCGGCCCAGGCAGAGCCCGGTTCAAAGCCCGAAGGCCGGCTTCTGCGGGAAGCTGGGGAACCCGGGGCGCCCCCCGTCAGGGGGCCTGGGCGTCGGGGTGCAGAGCCCACCTGGGGCAGGCGCGGGCCACAGGCGAGGCAGCGTAGGCTTTTTAGCTCTGATCTgtattggagagggagaggggtggagaagggagagggggtgTCAGCCGCTGGTTCACGCCGTCTGCGTGCGGGagcagcagccccccccccccccagcaccacgGCCAAGCGCTCGCTGCTGTTGGAGCCGGGACCCAGCCAGTGCTCTGGTGCGGGACACCTGCGTCTCCACCGCACGCCGGCCCGGGCTTCCGGTCACCCGGGTAAAGTATGATCCCCGAGGGATTCTGGGAAGACAAAGCCCAGCGGAAGTCTAAACCAAGGCAACTTCCGGTCtgggctgtggggggggggcggagggCGGAGCGCAGACCCCGCAGGCTTCCCGTGCCTTTGTGGACACCAGAACGCGCCGACCTCAACAtcttttgcaccagaataaactcgAGTCCGTCTCCTCAGGAACGCCGCGGAGTGCGGCCCGAGCCGGGTCACCCTCACAGGCCTGGGCGCCTGGTGTCAGTGACAGCGCCCCCGGGCGGGACCGACCCAGGCTCCTGACCGGCAGCTCCAGCACCTGGCACGGGCTGACTTACAATAATGActttattttaacatatttaattaCAGACATAAAatagctgggggagggggtaggCCCCAGCCTAGCCCCACCCTGGAGCTCAGGTGGGGGTGCAGGCGAGGCCTCCCTGATGACCCTGGCTGGGGTCTTCCTATGGCAGGGCCCTATTGCTTTAGCGGGGAGGAGCCATGCAAACGAGGGGGGCAGGGCAGCCTctcggccccgccccaccccgccccgcggCGGTCTCCCTCCTGAATGCCCGGGCTGAGCCCCgccccagcttctccacctcCGTCCTCCGTCCAGGGAGCAGCCCCCTGGCCAGCCCtcgctctgcccccaccccctctgcaCACCTAAGGGGAATAAATACAAACTTTACAAAGTAAAAGGGGGTCCGACGTCGCCCTGGGCGGGCCTGCTCTGCCCAGCCCGGGGTCTGGCGGGAGCGGAGGGGTCCTGGGGTGCAGGCCGCCACCGCCCTCACATCACCCCTAACTGCAGCAGCGCGTTGGCGTAGGCCATGGGCTTGACGTTGGGGTGAGGCTGCGGGCGAACAGGAAAAGCCTGGTGTCAGGAAGCCGAGACCCCCGCCCGGCCCCCCGCCCGGCAGAGGGGACAGGGCCACTCACCACTGCTGTGAACTGGTGGAACTGGGGCCGCAGGTCGGAGCCCCGCAGGTGGATGTAGGAGGCTTTGTTCCCCATCTGGTCGCTGCAGGGGCGGGGCAGTGGTCAgtgtggccaggggctgggcaggggcagagggagacaggcaggaggctggagggccagggctgggaagggcagtgccaggacacagggacaggaggGCAGGCGGGCGGGGCTCCCAGGGCAGAGGAGCGGAGACCAGACTTGAGGTCTGATGGCGCCgctggctctgcccccaggagACGCCAGGAGCACAGGCGGCCCGGCAGGCCCAGCGGCCCAGCTGGGGCAGTGGGGAATGGGACGGGGACTCGGGGACGAGACCGCAAACGGGGCCCTCGCTCGGTGCTGCTCTGACCAGCGACGCGGGGAACGGCGGTGACTGGGCTCTGGCAATGGCGCAGACGCCTCTGGCGGGGGACGTGCCATCGCTGGGAGACACTGGGGGTGTCGGCGGAGACCACAGCCCAGACGGGGAAGGGCAAGGGAGGGCACGCGGCATCCCCTCTGCTGCTCGGCCTTAAGTAACTGGAACCCAGACAAAACCTGTGGCCGGCAGGGCGGCCGGCGGGAACGCACCAGTAGTTGGGGGCGGAGAAGACGGTGACGCAGCGGCCACCGTGCGCCACCTCGTAGCCCTCGGCCTTGACCTCGTGGCTGCGGATGATGTAGTCCAGGTGGTTCTCCTCCAGGAAGGCCTTGGTGACGTCAGGCCCGAACTGGCAGCTCACGCCTCGCTTGCTGACCGAGCGCCCGTTCTGCGGGAGACGGGGCTCAGAGActgccgccccacccccgccgcccccgAGGGCCCGAGACTCACCTGTGGCTGTGGGTCCGACCAGAGCAGGTCGCACATGGGAcctggggggtggagggaggcgtCAGGGGCTTCCTGGCCGGCCGTGCCCAGCCCCCAGCGCGGCCCGAGGCGGGTGGACGGGGCCCTCCTCTGCCGggcctgccctcccagccccagcctccctgccgACCTCCCCGCACCCCATTCACCTACTTTTCCCTGCAGGATCTGGTCCAGTCGAGCTCACGCCAGCCACACCgtgggctcctcccacccccaagctGCCCGGGCTCGCCCGACTGTGCGCGGGCGGCAGCTGCTGCTCTCGGGGAGTCGGCTCCAATGCTGCACCCCCAGCCCTGTGTGACACTCGCACAGGTGCACGGAGCTGCAGCCTCCCTCCAAGGGCCAGCAGATGGGCTCCCAGGGCTCCCCACAGCCTCGCCCTGCCCGTGGACGCTCCAGCCCCCCGGCCAGCAGGGGCCCCGAGGCTCACCTGCTGCGCCCTGCTGgggcgccggccccacctcctCACCTGAGTCTGGGGGCTGCCGATTCCGCTCGATCTTCCGGATGTCGTCCAGAGTGACGCCGTCCTCACTGAACAGGCCCCCGTGCATGATctgggggggcagggggtggccaGGTGAGGAGAGGGCCGGCCCCGCCCGTCTGCCCGTgtgcccggggagggggggagggccggccccgcccctgcccgggtGCCCATCCCCGCGTCCTCACCAGCACTTTGCCGTTGATGCACTGGGCCAGCGGCAGCCACTCAAACACCTCGCTGAACAGCTCGTACATCTGGGCCGTGTACTTGGCCTTCACCTCGCCCTCGAAGCCGTAGATCTGGTTCATGTTGTCCGTCTCGTGGTTGCCTGGCCGTCGGCGGGAGAGGGAGAGCCCTCAGCCCGCAGGTCCCCCGTCTCCCCCCGCCCGGCACCCGCAGGTGCAGGCCTGGGCATCAGGCTGGACTGCCCATGTGGCAGGCAGCCCGAGCCAGTCAGTCCCAGCGCCCGCAGCGGCCCGTCGCAGCAGCCAGAGGGGTGGACCCTGCGCTCAGACCATTCCTGAAGGCAGCAACTGGACTGGGAGATCtcacccaggccccaggccctgccctacTGACAGCTCCACCCTCGGGGCAGTGGCCGAGGCACGAAACCACCCCCGTCCTGGGCAGTGGCCGAGTCCTCCCACTGTGTACCCTCCAGGCTGGCAGTCCCAAGGGGCCGGGGGTGAGGGAGGGTCTTGACCAGAGgagcccactccctccctcctcctgctctgctgcttctctgcGCCCCTCCCCACTGGCCCGACCTCTCacagggcagcccctgccccaggctgtcaTTCACGTGAGAACCAGACCTGCCCTGCTCTTCCCGGTGTCCAGCAGCCTCCTGGAGGTGGGAACCACTGAGAGCCAGCCCCAGACTCCGCCCTGATCAGCCCCCATCaaagcccagagctccacccGTCCCCTCCTCCAGCGGCCCTGCCCGGACCTGCGCCCTCACACGGACCCAGGTGGAACACAGACATGACAGAAACTGCCCCAGGACCCTTGTACGTGCAGCTGCCATGGCTTTCTTTGCTTTACAGATCAGGCCAGGGAGAGTGagtgccccccagcccccagggacctGAGCCTGCTGCCCTGTGGCTCACCTCGAAGTAGGTGAAAGTGGTCTGGGTACAGGAGCTTGAAGCCGAAAAGGGTGAGGATCACTTCTACGGAGAAGGAGCCGCGGTCCACGAAGTCGCCATTGAATATCCACCCCGCTAAGGAAACAGCCGTGGGCTGGGGCAGACGGGTGGGGGGCTGTCCTCTCCCCTCGCCTGGCCCCCAAGCTCCCGTGAGCTCTcccccaggagcagggactcagtgGGGCTCAGGAGGCCGTGCCAGGCCCTTCCCTGCCCGGTGTGCAGTCTGCTGCAGCTGCCTCAGGAcaggcccagggcccccaccAGCAGCTCACAAACCTGGTGGCCAACAAAGCGACCGCTCGTCAGCCCGGAATCCTCTCTGCAAACCCTTCAGGGCGCCAAGGCGGCCCTGGCACTCACCAGAGGAAACCAGGGTGGTTTCCAGGAGGCAACATAACCAGCCACGGTCCCACCACTGGGGAGCGGCAAAGCCAGGATGGAATGTGGCGTGGGCACTGCCAGGTGCTGGCCACTGGCTTGGGTCACACAGCACAGCGGGCCCAGAGACACCGGGCCGGCCATTGGCTCGGGTCACACAGCACATCGGGCCCAGAGACACCGAGCCGGCCACTGGCTCGGGTCACACGGCACCTCAGCTCAGAGACACCGGGCCAGCCACTGGCTCGGGTCACACAGCACATCGGGCCCAGAGACACCGGGCCGGCCATTGGCTCGGGTCACACGGCACCTCAGCTCAGAGACACCAGGCCGGCCACCGGCTCGGCTCACACAGCACAGCTGaccgagccaggagcctggagtgccAGGCCAGCCTGCCACTGCCCCCCACCTGGGCACTGCTCACGGCTCAGGCCGCTCCCTCCCTGGCGGAGCCTGCTCTCCAGGGGCTCCCCTCCCCGAGACGACCTGGgctgggggtcagggctgggggtgggcgagGCGGCTCTGCACACAAGGATACGTAGGGGTTGGTCTCTGAGGGTAAACCGTTGAGCTCAAATATGTTGAGGAGGTCGTAGAACTGGCCATGGGTGTCCCCACATACCGTAATCTTCTCTGTCTGGAAGAAAAGAGGCCACCggagagggaggggcccagagagagacgtggggagggggcagaggtgaggggaggggcaAAGGTCAGGGCAGACCAAGAAGCCGCATGCGAGACAGTCGGGGGAGACAGTCAGGGGACGAGAATGCAGAGACGAGACCGGGTCGGGTGGGGGTGTCcgagaggccccgcccccagcgcaCCTCTCTCAGCGTGGTCTCCACGAGCGTGCTCAGCTTGGAGAGGACTTCCTTGACCTGCACCAGAATCTGGAAGGGGGGCGGGCAGTGagcctcctggatcctggcagaAGCACCAGGGGCCGGTGCTCAGCCTGCTGGACGGGGCATCTGCGTTCCAGCCCGCAGGCCTGGTCTGACCCCGACTCcgcttcctgctggtgcgcaccctggcaggcagcagccacgGCCAAGGGGGTTCCTGCCCCCCGCGGggcagacctggactgggttcctggcccctggctttggcccagcccagcccagccccttctGTGGCGCTCTGCCTTCAATGGAGCCTGCGGCGCTGCACAAACAGCTTAGAGGGTGCTTCGGGGAAAGCTGGGGAGGGAAACTCCATCTGGAAATGGAGGTGCTCCTCCCACAGACTGAAGCCGGCCTCCGCAGTCTGTCCACCTGCCTGCAGGTGCATGGGGAGAGCACGGTGCACAGGCTCGGGCTGAGAACGGGagagcgcggtgcgcaggctcaGGCCGAGAGAACGCAGAGAGACCGGGagagcgcagtgcgcaggctcgGGCCGAGAGACCGGGagagcgcagtgcgcaggctcgGGCCGAGAGAACGGGAGAGCGCGGTGCACAGACTCAGGCCAAGTGCACCAGCACAAGCCGGCGCCGGGGGCCTGGGGGTGTGCGGGTGCCGACACTTCTGCAGCTCTGAGCATTTCCAAGATAAAAAGCTGGGGAAATGGTGAAGTTTAAAAACCGCAGgatgagggccagcgccgcggctcactaggctaatcctccgcctgcagtgccggcaccccgggttctagtcccggtcggggcgccggattctgtcccggttgcccctcttccaggccagctctctgctgtggccagggagtgcagtggaggatggcccaagtccttgggtcctgcaccccatgggagaccaggaaaagcacctggctcctggcttcggatcagcgcggtgcgccggccgcagtgggaattggaggatgaaccagcagcaaaggaagacctttctctctgtctctctctctcactgtccactctgcctgtcaaaacaaaacaaaacaaaacaaaacacaccgcAGGATGGTGGAGAGCAGGATGCTGGAGAGCTCCGGGCCGCGGGGCCCATGGGACAGAGAAGCTGCGGAGCCTGGCCACCGCCCCCTCAGCAGTCTTTGGGCGTGGCGAGCGCGGCAGACTCCCGGAGGCCCAAGGCTGGCAGCAGGGCTGGAGTTAGCTCTCCTGGGTCCCAGGAGCCGCTGACTCAAAACACACAGCCATAGTGAGCTGTCTCCAGACAGAGCCGCCCTGCGCTGCGCATCAGGCTGGGTGGCCTtgccccacagcccccaggagAAAGGGGCGCCCCCTTCTGGGGGAAATCTGTAGGCCTCAGTCCCCACCGTCCTTCTGAACagtgttgttttcattttatctgaaaggcagagagatcttccacctgctggctgcaacaggcaggagtGGCcgggccaatgccaggagctcaatccaggtctcccacgtgtgtggcagggatgcGAGGACTTGGGCCTTTGCCTGCGGCcccggaagctggatcagaagcagagcaggaggcGGTCCCAGGCCTGGGTGTGGGTGCTGTGCTGCCAGACGCCAGCCTGCTTCCCAGTCCAGGCAAGGCGTCCCGGAGGCTCAGGACACGGCACAGCAGACCACAACCAAAACAAGGGCACCCACGCCACGGCTCCAGGTCAGAGGCTGAAGCCGCACAGTGAGGAGCGGGGGAACAGCCGCCTCCACAGGCAGCCGCAGGATGACGGCAGGGCTCTGCTCCCGTCCGCAGGAGCCCGCACCAGGGATCCAGACGCCACCCGCCGGCCGTCTGCCCCGCGGTCCCACGTCACACGGAAGGTGACTGCTCAGCCCTCCCATCCACAGCCCGCCTGTCAGCCCATCGGACTCGCTGCTTCACAGAGGCGTGCCGCTCATCCCAGGGAGAGGACGCAGTCCACCGACATCTTTACACTAAGCGGACGCAAAGCAGGCTCCCGGCTGCCTCTCTGCCCGCACCTCGGGGGCCTGCGCAGGGAGGCCACTCCCCGCGGCTCTCACACAACCAGAAGTCACTCCTGTCACAGAAGCCACGCCCAGGCTGCCACAGGCTACACGGGGACTTCAAGTTCAcgagaaatgaaattaaagttcagttgattttggtgtaaaaaggTTTTGAGATGCATGGATGACTCTATGATTCTCCACGAACTGCTGAAGCCTCTCACGCGTGGTCTTACAGGGACAGAGCGCGGGCCCGCGCCCAGGCCCTCTGCCTTTGGGTCCACCGACAGGCAGCCAGGTCCCGCTGGCTCCTTCACTCCCCCCATCACCTCCGTGTCACCTGCCTGTCGACCCCACCCTCGGGAAGTCCCGCACAGGCCCCCAGCTGTCTCACTCATCCACCTTGGAATCCTGCAGCCCGCACGGCCTCGCACGCGACGCTCACACGACGCTGCCTCTGCGCCCAGGGCCGGCAGAACCCGCAGGCCCGTTACCTGGTAGGCGCACTTCCGGTGCAGTTTCTTCTGGTCCTTGTACCACTGCATGAGCTCCTTCATGAAGGTGATTGTCACTCTGCCATCCTCCAGCTTGGGTCCGCTGTACTCGTCCTCGATGGCTGGCGTGAGTGGGGGAGAGTCAGGGCCTGGCCACCCTCAGCGGGAGGCGCGGGGCGTGGGAGGACTGGGAGGAGCTGTGGCACACACCCTGGCCACCCTCAGTGGGAGGCGCGGGGCGTGGGAGGACTGGGAGGAGCTGTGGCACACGCGTGCTTCCTGGACTGGGTTCTAGGATCGGCACGCAACTGCACAGTGCGAAGTGCCTCTGCCCGTGCTGTGGGCTAGCAGGTGCTTCGCTGGCACCGGGGAAGACCACGGCAGGACGGGGGGTGGTGACTTCCCAGC includes these proteins:
- the PPP5C gene encoding serine/threonine-protein phosphatase 5 → MAMAEGERTECAEPPRDEPPADGALKRAEELKTQANDYFKAKDYENAIKFYSQAIELNPSNAIYYGNRSLAYLRTECYGYALGDATRAIEIDKKYIKGYYRRAASNMALGKFRAALRDYETVVKVKPHDKDAKLKYQECNKIVKQKAFERAIAGDEHKRSVVDSLDIESMTIEDEYSGPKLEDGRVTITFMKELMQWYKDQKKLHRKCAYQILVQVKEVLSKLSTLVETTLRETEKITVCGDTHGQFYDLLNIFELNGLPSETNPYIFNGDFVDRGSFSVEVILTLFGFKLLYPDHFHLLRGNHETDNMNQIYGFEGEVKAKYTAQMYELFSEVFEWLPLAQCINGKVLIMHGGLFSEDGVTLDDIRKIERNRQPPDSGPMCDLLWSDPQPQNGRSVSKRGVSCQFGPDVTKAFLEENHLDYIIRSHEVKAEGYEVAHGGRCVTVFSAPNYCDQMGNKASYIHLRGSDLRPQFHQFTAVPHPNVKPMAYANALLQLGVM